The Cervus elaphus chromosome 21, mCerEla1.1, whole genome shotgun sequence genome window below encodes:
- the EFCAB1 gene encoding EF-hand calcium-binding domain-containing protein 1 isoform X5 gives MNRKKLQKLTDSLNKNCKHFSKFEVKCLINLFYNLVGEVTERQGVIIGLDRNAFRNILHMTFGMTDDMIMDRDCFEVFDLNGDSFISKEEMFHMLKNSLLKQPSEEDPDEGIKDLVEITLKKMDHDHDGKLSFADYEQAVREETLLLEAFGPCLPDPKSQKEFEAQVFKDPNEFNEV, from the exons ATGAACCGCAAGAAGCTGCAGAAGCTGACGGACTCCTTAAATAAAAATTGCAAGCATT TTAGCAAATTTGAAGTGAAATGCCTTATCAACCTCTTCTATAACCTGGTGGGAGAAGTGACGGAGCGGCAGGGTGTGATCATCGGGCTGGACCGCAACGCCTTTCGGAACATCCTGCATATGACGTTTGGGATGACGGACGACATGATCATGGACAGGG attgctTTGAAGTGTTTGACTTGAACGGGGACAGCTTCATCTCCAAGGAGGAGATGTTCCACATGCTGAAGAACAGCCTCCTGAAGCAGCCGTCTGAGGAAGACCCTGACGAAGGCATCAAAGACTTGGTGGAGATCACACTGAAGAAAATG GACCATGATCATGATGGGAAGCTGTCTTTCGCGGACTATGAACAGGCCGTGAGGGAGGAGACCCTTCTACTGGAAGCGTTTGGGCCATGTCTCCCTGACCCAAAG AGCCAGAAAGAATTTGAAGCCCAAGTATTCAAAGATCCAAATGAATTCAATGAGGTGTGA
- the EFCAB1 gene encoding EF-hand calcium-binding domain-containing protein 1 isoform X1 — protein sequence MNRKKLQKLTDSLNKNCKHFSKFEVKCLINLFYNLVGEVTERQGVIIGLDRNAFRNILHMTFGMTDDMIMDRVFRGFDKDNDGCISVTEWVYGLSVFLRGTLEEKMKFFQGFQDEIVNLLFLGLLFVDCFEVFDLNGDSFISKEEMFHMLKNSLLKQPSEEDPDEGIKDLVEITLKKMDHDHDGKLSFADYEQAVREETLLLEAFGPCLPDPKSQKEFEAQVFKDPNEFNEV from the exons ATGAACCGCAAGAAGCTGCAGAAGCTGACGGACTCCTTAAATAAAAATTGCAAGCATT TTAGCAAATTTGAAGTGAAATGCCTTATCAACCTCTTCTATAACCTGGTGGGAGAAGTGACGGAGCGGCAGGGTGTGATCATCGGGCTGGACCGCAACGCCTTTCGGAACATCCTGCATATGACGTTTGGGATGACGGACGACATGATCATGGACAGGG ttttccGAGGGTTTGATAAAGACAACGATGGTTGCATAAGTGTAACAGAGTGGGTTTATGGATTATCAGTGTTTCTTCGAGGAACtctggaagaaaaaatgaaat TTTTCCAAGGTTTTCAAGATGAAATTGTCAACTTGTTGTTCCTTGGCCTGCTCTTTGTAG attgctTTGAAGTGTTTGACTTGAACGGGGACAGCTTCATCTCCAAGGAGGAGATGTTCCACATGCTGAAGAACAGCCTCCTGAAGCAGCCGTCTGAGGAAGACCCTGACGAAGGCATCAAAGACTTGGTGGAGATCACACTGAAGAAAATG GACCATGATCATGATGGGAAGCTGTCTTTCGCGGACTATGAACAGGCCGTGAGGGAGGAGACCCTTCTACTGGAAGCGTTTGGGCCATGTCTCCCTGACCCAAAG AGCCAGAAAGAATTTGAAGCCCAAGTATTCAAAGATCCAAATGAATTCAATGAGGTGTGA
- the EFCAB1 gene encoding EF-hand calcium-binding domain-containing protein 1 isoform X3 has protein sequence MNRKKLQKLTDSLNKNCKHFSKFEVKCLINLFYNLVGEVTERQGVIIGLDRNAFRNILHMTFGMTDDMIMDRVFRGFDKDNDGCISVTEWVYGLSVFLRGTLEEKMKFFQGFQDEIVNLLFLGLLFVDCFEVFDLNGDSFISKEEMFHMLKNSLLKQPSEEDPDEGIKDLVEITLKKMSQKEFEAQVFKDPNEFNEV, from the exons ATGAACCGCAAGAAGCTGCAGAAGCTGACGGACTCCTTAAATAAAAATTGCAAGCATT TTAGCAAATTTGAAGTGAAATGCCTTATCAACCTCTTCTATAACCTGGTGGGAGAAGTGACGGAGCGGCAGGGTGTGATCATCGGGCTGGACCGCAACGCCTTTCGGAACATCCTGCATATGACGTTTGGGATGACGGACGACATGATCATGGACAGGG ttttccGAGGGTTTGATAAAGACAACGATGGTTGCATAAGTGTAACAGAGTGGGTTTATGGATTATCAGTGTTTCTTCGAGGAACtctggaagaaaaaatgaaat TTTTCCAAGGTTTTCAAGATGAAATTGTCAACTTGTTGTTCCTTGGCCTGCTCTTTGTAG attgctTTGAAGTGTTTGACTTGAACGGGGACAGCTTCATCTCCAAGGAGGAGATGTTCCACATGCTGAAGAACAGCCTCCTGAAGCAGCCGTCTGAGGAAGACCCTGACGAAGGCATCAAAGACTTGGTGGAGATCACACTGAAGAAAATG AGCCAGAAAGAATTTGAAGCCCAAGTATTCAAAGATCCAAATGAATTCAATGAGGTGTGA
- the EFCAB1 gene encoding EF-hand calcium-binding domain-containing protein 1 isoform X2, with product MNRKKLQKLTDSLNKNCKHFSKFEVKCLINLFYNLVGEVTERQGVIIGLDRNAFRNILHMTFGMTDDMIMDRVFRGFDKDNDGCISVTEWVYGLSVFLRGTLEEKMKYCFEVFDLNGDSFISKEEMFHMLKNSLLKQPSEEDPDEGIKDLVEITLKKMDHDHDGKLSFADYEQAVREETLLLEAFGPCLPDPKSQKEFEAQVFKDPNEFNEV from the exons ATGAACCGCAAGAAGCTGCAGAAGCTGACGGACTCCTTAAATAAAAATTGCAAGCATT TTAGCAAATTTGAAGTGAAATGCCTTATCAACCTCTTCTATAACCTGGTGGGAGAAGTGACGGAGCGGCAGGGTGTGATCATCGGGCTGGACCGCAACGCCTTTCGGAACATCCTGCATATGACGTTTGGGATGACGGACGACATGATCATGGACAGGG ttttccGAGGGTTTGATAAAGACAACGATGGTTGCATAAGTGTAACAGAGTGGGTTTATGGATTATCAGTGTTTCTTCGAGGAACtctggaagaaaaaatgaaat attgctTTGAAGTGTTTGACTTGAACGGGGACAGCTTCATCTCCAAGGAGGAGATGTTCCACATGCTGAAGAACAGCCTCCTGAAGCAGCCGTCTGAGGAAGACCCTGACGAAGGCATCAAAGACTTGGTGGAGATCACACTGAAGAAAATG GACCATGATCATGATGGGAAGCTGTCTTTCGCGGACTATGAACAGGCCGTGAGGGAGGAGACCCTTCTACTGGAAGCGTTTGGGCCATGTCTCCCTGACCCAAAG AGCCAGAAAGAATTTGAAGCCCAAGTATTCAAAGATCCAAATGAATTCAATGAGGTGTGA
- the EFCAB1 gene encoding EF-hand calcium-binding domain-containing protein 1 isoform X4 has translation MNRKKLQKLTDSLNKNCKHFSKFEVKCLINLFYNLVGEVTERQGVIIGLDRNAFRNILHMTFGMTDDMIMDRVFRGFDKDNDGCISVTEWVYGLSVFLRGTLEEKMKYCFEVFDLNGDSFISKEEMFHMLKNSLLKQPSEEDPDEGIKDLVEITLKKMSQKEFEAQVFKDPNEFNEV, from the exons ATGAACCGCAAGAAGCTGCAGAAGCTGACGGACTCCTTAAATAAAAATTGCAAGCATT TTAGCAAATTTGAAGTGAAATGCCTTATCAACCTCTTCTATAACCTGGTGGGAGAAGTGACGGAGCGGCAGGGTGTGATCATCGGGCTGGACCGCAACGCCTTTCGGAACATCCTGCATATGACGTTTGGGATGACGGACGACATGATCATGGACAGGG ttttccGAGGGTTTGATAAAGACAACGATGGTTGCATAAGTGTAACAGAGTGGGTTTATGGATTATCAGTGTTTCTTCGAGGAACtctggaagaaaaaatgaaat attgctTTGAAGTGTTTGACTTGAACGGGGACAGCTTCATCTCCAAGGAGGAGATGTTCCACATGCTGAAGAACAGCCTCCTGAAGCAGCCGTCTGAGGAAGACCCTGACGAAGGCATCAAAGACTTGGTGGAGATCACACTGAAGAAAATG AGCCAGAAAGAATTTGAAGCCCAAGTATTCAAAGATCCAAATGAATTCAATGAGGTGTGA